One segment of Streptomyces sp. XD-27 DNA contains the following:
- a CDS encoding JmjC domain-containing protein, with protein sequence MALEEVLDDPSMLASLRDRKPHVSRNLGKLDRVFSTEIAQQLLFDRGLRAPYIRLWRKGEDIGVRDAAKAKGGADERRVLSGLADPQYVVSEMRAGATLVFQAMSTYCPEVASFCADLADDVGCPVAANAFLTPPHAQGAPVHYDMASVFIRQLAGSKTWRLHEPPKTWPIRRSKPGDKPETPLAHEITLHPGDCLYLPRGYYHEGITGEDGSVHITFSDGVEDHWVDVLHDVLDLVAERTESMRARLPGRAEAVSGASRELWRSVREDVNRALDDLGDEMISALILRRLQAREEELARSEPTSLAEVLKVESKPGDA encoded by the coding sequence ATGGCGCTGGAAGAAGTTCTTGATGATCCATCCATGCTGGCATCTCTTCGGGACAGGAAGCCGCACGTCAGCCGGAATCTGGGCAAGCTGGACCGTGTCTTCTCGACGGAGATCGCACAGCAGCTCCTCTTTGACCGAGGACTGCGCGCCCCCTATATCAGGCTTTGGCGCAAGGGCGAGGACATAGGAGTCCGGGACGCCGCCAAGGCCAAGGGCGGAGCCGACGAACGCAGGGTGCTGTCCGGGCTCGCAGATCCGCAGTACGTGGTGTCCGAGATGCGGGCAGGAGCGACGCTCGTCTTTCAGGCGATGTCCACCTACTGCCCCGAAGTCGCGTCATTCTGCGCGGACCTGGCTGACGACGTCGGCTGCCCCGTCGCCGCCAATGCCTTCCTGACCCCGCCCCACGCGCAGGGTGCGCCGGTCCATTACGACATGGCGAGCGTCTTCATACGGCAGTTGGCCGGCTCCAAGACGTGGCGACTTCACGAACCGCCCAAGACATGGCCCATCAGGCGCTCGAAGCCGGGCGACAAGCCGGAAACCCCACTGGCTCACGAGATAACCCTCCACCCCGGCGACTGCCTCTACCTCCCGCGCGGCTACTACCACGAGGGAATCACGGGCGAAGACGGGTCCGTTCACATCACGTTCTCCGACGGAGTGGAGGACCACTGGGTCGATGTCCTGCATGACGTACTGGATCTGGTGGCCGAGCGGACCGAATCCATGCGGGCCCGTCTGCCGGGCAGGGCCGAGGCGGTGAGCGGCGCATCGCGAGAACTCTGGCGATCGGTCCGGGAAGATGTGAATCGCGCGCTGGATGATCTGGGCGACGAGATGATATCGGCGCTGATTCTGCGGCGACTGCAGGCACGCGAAGAGGAACTTGCGAGGTCGGAACCGACCTCGCTGGCCGAGGTTCTGAAAGTGGAGTCGAAGCCAGGTGACGCGTGA
- a CDS encoding aldehyde dehydrogenase family protein: MASHTTTPDLDAAAVVDRLRTTFATRRTTSTAWRRSQLTALRTLLTDHRDDLLAALAADLGKGPEEAYRTEIGFTLNEIDHTLDRLDDWLAPRPAQLPDRLLPATAQVVREPLGVVLVIAPWNYPLQLALAPLVGALAAGNCAVVKPSELAPATSAALARLLPRHLDAEAVAVVEGAVPETTALLAQRFDHIFYTGNGTVGRIVMAAAARHLTPVTLELGGKSPAVLDPGTDLAAAARRLVAGKFLNAGQTCVAPDYVLAIGDTARDIEPHLAKAVTEAYGADPATAPEYGRIVNERHFDRLTALLDSGRTVTGGTHHRADRYLAPTVLADVSPDAPVMREEIFGPILPIVAVPDLDAAIAFINGRDKPLALYAFTDSDETKHRLLTETSSGALTFGVPVAHLTAPDLPFGGVGESGMGRYHGEYSLETFSHAKAVLDKPLG; encoded by the coding sequence ATGGCATCGCACACCACCACCCCTGATCTGGACGCCGCCGCCGTCGTCGACCGGCTCCGCACCACCTTCGCCACCCGCCGCACCACCTCCACCGCCTGGCGGCGCAGCCAGCTCACGGCCCTGCGCACCCTGCTCACCGACCACCGCGACGACCTCCTCGCCGCGCTCGCCGCCGACCTCGGCAAGGGACCCGAGGAGGCCTACCGCACCGAGATCGGCTTCACCCTCAACGAGATCGACCACACCCTCGACCGGCTCGACGACTGGCTGGCCCCCCGGCCCGCGCAGCTCCCCGACCGGCTGCTCCCGGCCACCGCCCAGGTCGTCCGCGAACCGCTCGGCGTCGTCCTGGTGATCGCGCCCTGGAACTACCCGCTGCAACTCGCGCTCGCCCCCCTCGTCGGCGCGCTGGCCGCCGGCAACTGCGCCGTCGTCAAGCCCAGCGAACTCGCCCCCGCGACCTCGGCCGCGCTCGCCCGGCTGCTGCCGCGCCACCTGGACGCCGAGGCGGTGGCCGTCGTCGAGGGCGCCGTCCCGGAGACCACCGCGCTGCTGGCCCAGCGCTTCGACCACATCTTCTACACCGGCAACGGCACCGTCGGCCGGATCGTGATGGCCGCCGCCGCCCGGCACCTGACCCCCGTCACGCTGGAGCTGGGAGGCAAGAGCCCGGCCGTCCTCGACCCGGGCACGGACCTGGCCGCCGCCGCCCGGCGGCTGGTCGCCGGCAAGTTCCTCAACGCCGGCCAGACCTGCGTCGCCCCCGACTACGTCCTGGCGATCGGCGACACCGCCAGGGACATCGAGCCCCACCTCGCCAAGGCCGTAACCGAGGCCTACGGAGCGGATCCGGCCACCGCGCCCGAGTACGGACGGATCGTCAACGAGCGCCACTTCGACCGGCTGACCGCGCTCCTCGACAGCGGCCGTACGGTCACCGGCGGCACCCACCACCGCGCCGACCGCTACCTGGCACCCACCGTCCTCGCCGATGTCTCCCCCGACGCCCCTGTGATGCGGGAAGAGATCTTCGGCCCGATCCTGCCCATCGTGGCCGTGCCCGACCTGGACGCGGCGATCGCGTTCATCAACGGCCGCGACAAGCCGCTGGCCCTGTACGCGTTCACCGACTCCGACGAGACCAAGCACAGGCTGCTGACCGAGACCTCCTCCGGCGCACTCACCTTCGGCGTGCCGGTCGCCCACCTCACCGCGCCCGACCTGCCCTTCGGCGGAGTGGGCGAGAGCGGGATGGGGCGCTACCACGGCGAGTACTCACTGGAGACCTTCAGCCACGCCAAGGCGGTGCTCGACAAGCCGCTGGGGTGA
- a CDS encoding HAD family hydrolase, which yields MSSKAHRHAFTTWYASVPELAPVAETLYEQLKAPEHWVPYADAQSTLSRLAGAGVALGVVSDVGWDLRATFAHHGLDGYFSSWVHSYEHNTEKPDPLLFRHACRELGAAPATTLMVGDHPAKDGGAAAAGLRSYVLPAGAAPGSYRGLDAVPWLAGLISSVDQGQGRGA from the coding sequence GTGTCGTCGAAAGCCCATCGCCATGCCTTCACGACCTGGTATGCCTCGGTCCCCGAGCTGGCGCCGGTCGCCGAGACGCTCTACGAGCAGCTGAAGGCCCCCGAGCACTGGGTGCCCTACGCGGACGCCCAGTCCACACTGAGCCGACTGGCAGGCGCCGGCGTGGCCCTGGGCGTGGTCAGCGATGTGGGATGGGATCTGCGTGCCACCTTCGCCCACCACGGCTTGGACGGCTATTTCTCTTCCTGGGTGCATTCCTACGAGCACAACACCGAGAAGCCCGATCCGCTGCTGTTCCGGCACGCGTGCCGCGAACTGGGCGCCGCACCCGCCACGACACTCATGGTGGGCGACCACCCCGCAAAGGACGGCGGCGCGGCCGCCGCGGGACTGCGCTCCTATGTGCTGCCCGCAGGAGCCGCTCCTGGCTCGTATCGCGGGCTGGACGCCGTGCCGTGGCTGGCCGGGCTCATCTCGTCCGTGGACCAGGGCCAGGGCAGAGGCGCGTGA
- a CDS encoding ATP-binding protein has protein sequence MNVGRDASRQLAQQGYERARKWRVRKSGWYLPLLALTFLGALVLLSLAATAVLTLVEGADDGFRSPLTWIDEQCKKSDESCGVLRSIFMPFLTLSLATITYLFFRFTHVRRTYFKKAREAPHELVETAGGVFGKVVGRDQLCEVLMEDLRNNRSRRTHLVVGGVGAGKTALVVLLTEQLARRNAVPVPLRLRSAESDLDFRKLAFERFSREVQGHIRSDAEGEKVWRRLCQQGRIVVLADGLEEALTGENLAEERDTIIRLAIRRANDERLPLLITSRPHNSLRGMEASLTDLEPLSEEAALSYISSGSAWEDRQRLDWIVEKAGIAEAPTYLQIASELHEEGLLERALTGRSQEEPVETRGGDRAALRFHLLDTWVNALISGRIRPDVPLNEDERRGAIHYLSALACAGLAADSSEVCFTDLVDEQNLSRPRYPEIIRELARRVEGSQLDIRLAAHWGMRMGLLELGGDRVRFQHSVIQAHLGARFMNAVIHPDMPAEPRDGSYFPAALERPGRELLMAMVLYSRTPEGACVHEEAHGGRTPWCPLSAARDLLLHAACRAQMVDDGQPASPDGRTPDGRTPDGRTPEGRTPGGRNPDGRTPDGRTSGGRASDAQRLFGRTLHTKALELYAAALEIDSADAAPQQHLIAMQLATSWPDLRARDPHTLGTAKALLVSRFGEAMRTVARRRTLQPAYLELFEIARLEPSYPVRVAIAQEIGAGGDSAFAALQPRLRGPQTVQDQRMEREPDWVEALWGGQQPEAVADQESRSRRQAEGEVARTKRELREREEQRRVERRREGEERETEEREWRDNTLCAWLVPLLVGSVTTHRHQDTPYEFLEGWVRRVGAPEPADGPALDLTVEVALAQGFKYAANRRHRHPHARPEAREYLSEQAWNMLKRTRFWFTRLTLLHALTLWDLPDGTTVTHPERGRGSDPAEQVRQWLDLPDGEPQHPFVGAAAELCVWAMKTRQPERFLWIDESGVAAQVGSQTAPRGEARKHHLWIPPSTGWSTLHPRAQQLLADVLLLLNLAERGDWPKDRLRRLQRTARPDLPPCLTRDRSPLDPGRSVVRTAASQAGSNCRDDCSFELCPYPSMGFDSHRVELGEAFCRAQSTLLSRSQSPFRPQTGWQQRTDVAELRKFWERMGQRAQNNTRPR, from the coding sequence GTGAACGTTGGCAGGGATGCTTCGCGGCAGCTGGCGCAGCAGGGATACGAACGGGCCAGGAAATGGCGGGTCCGCAAGAGCGGCTGGTACCTCCCGCTCCTCGCACTCACCTTCCTCGGCGCGCTCGTCCTGCTGTCCCTGGCCGCCACCGCCGTGCTCACTCTGGTGGAGGGCGCGGACGACGGATTCCGGTCGCCCCTCACATGGATCGACGAACAGTGCAAGAAGAGCGACGAGTCCTGTGGCGTCCTCCGGAGCATCTTCATGCCGTTCCTCACCCTTTCCCTGGCCACGATCACCTACCTCTTCTTCCGCTTCACCCACGTGCGCAGGACGTATTTCAAGAAGGCCAGGGAGGCGCCGCACGAGCTGGTGGAGACGGCGGGCGGCGTTTTCGGCAAGGTGGTGGGCCGCGACCAGCTCTGCGAGGTCCTCATGGAGGACCTGCGGAACAACCGGAGCCGCCGTACGCACCTCGTCGTCGGCGGCGTCGGAGCCGGCAAGACGGCCCTGGTCGTGCTGCTGACGGAGCAGCTCGCCCGGCGCAACGCCGTGCCCGTGCCACTGAGGCTGCGCAGCGCCGAAAGCGACCTGGACTTCCGGAAACTGGCGTTCGAACGGTTCTCCCGCGAGGTTCAGGGGCACATCCGCTCCGACGCCGAAGGGGAGAAGGTGTGGCGGCGACTGTGCCAGCAGGGGCGGATCGTCGTCCTCGCGGACGGTCTGGAGGAGGCGCTGACCGGTGAGAACCTGGCGGAGGAGCGCGACACCATCATCAGACTGGCGATCCGCCGGGCCAACGACGAGCGGCTGCCGCTCCTCATCACCTCGCGGCCGCACAACTCGCTGAGGGGCATGGAGGCGTCCCTCACCGATCTGGAGCCGCTGAGCGAGGAGGCCGCCCTCTCCTACATCTCCTCCGGCAGCGCCTGGGAGGACCGCCAGCGCCTGGACTGGATCGTGGAGAAGGCCGGCATCGCGGAGGCGCCCACCTATCTGCAGATCGCCAGCGAACTGCACGAGGAGGGCCTGCTGGAACGCGCCCTCACCGGCCGCTCCCAGGAGGAGCCGGTGGAGACGCGCGGCGGGGACCGGGCGGCGCTGCGCTTCCATCTCCTCGACACCTGGGTCAACGCCCTCATCAGCGGGCGCATCCGCCCCGACGTGCCGCTCAACGAGGACGAGCGGCGGGGGGCGATCCACTACCTGTCCGCGCTGGCGTGCGCCGGACTCGCCGCGGACTCCTCCGAGGTGTGCTTCACCGACCTGGTGGACGAGCAGAACCTCTCGCGGCCCCGCTATCCGGAGATCATCCGGGAACTGGCGAGGAGGGTCGAGGGTAGCCAGTTGGACATCCGTCTCGCCGCGCACTGGGGTATGCGGATGGGACTGCTGGAGCTGGGCGGGGACCGGGTCCGTTTTCAGCACAGCGTGATCCAGGCCCACCTCGGGGCCCGGTTCATGAACGCCGTGATCCATCCCGACATGCCCGCGGAGCCCAGGGACGGGTCCTACTTCCCCGCGGCGCTGGAGAGGCCCGGGCGGGAACTGCTGATGGCCATGGTGCTGTACTCCCGTACACCCGAGGGAGCCTGCGTCCACGAGGAGGCGCACGGCGGCAGGACGCCCTGGTGCCCGCTGTCAGCGGCGCGCGACCTCCTGCTGCATGCGGCCTGCCGGGCGCAGATGGTCGACGACGGGCAGCCGGCATCCCCCGACGGCAGGACCCCTGATGGAAGAACTCCCGACGGAAGGACCCCTGAGGGTAGGACTCCCGGCGGCAGGAACCCTGACGGCAGGACCCCCGATGGAAGGACCTCCGGAGGACGGGCCTCGGACGCGCAGCGCCTCTTCGGCCGCACCCTGCACACGAAGGCGCTGGAGCTGTACGCGGCGGCCCTGGAGATCGACAGCGCCGACGCCGCGCCGCAGCAGCACCTGATCGCCATGCAACTGGCCACCTCCTGGCCGGACCTGCGCGCACGCGATCCGCACACCCTGGGTACGGCCAAGGCGCTGCTGGTGTCACGCTTCGGCGAAGCGATGCGCACAGTCGCCCGCAGGCGCACCCTGCAACCCGCCTACCTGGAACTGTTCGAGATCGCGCGTCTGGAGCCCTCGTACCCCGTCCGCGTCGCCATCGCGCAGGAGATCGGGGCCGGCGGCGACAGCGCCTTCGCGGCGCTCCAGCCACGTCTGCGCGGCCCGCAGACCGTCCAGGACCAGCGGATGGAACGCGAACCGGACTGGGTGGAGGCGCTCTGGGGCGGTCAGCAGCCGGAAGCCGTCGCGGATCAGGAGAGCAGGAGCCGCCGCCAGGCGGAGGGCGAGGTCGCGCGCACCAAACGGGAGTTGCGGGAACGCGAGGAGCAAAGGCGCGTGGAGCGCCGGCGGGAGGGTGAGGAACGCGAGACCGAGGAGCGGGAGTGGCGGGACAACACCCTGTGTGCCTGGCTGGTCCCGCTTCTGGTGGGCTCGGTCACCACCCATCGTCACCAGGACACCCCGTACGAGTTCCTCGAGGGCTGGGTGCGGCGGGTGGGCGCGCCGGAACCGGCCGACGGCCCCGCTCTCGACCTGACCGTGGAAGTGGCGCTGGCCCAGGGTTTCAAGTACGCGGCCAACCGCCGCCACCGCCATCCCCACGCCCGCCCCGAGGCCCGGGAGTACCTGAGCGAGCAGGCCTGGAACATGCTCAAGCGCACCCGGTTCTGGTTCACCCGCCTCACCCTGCTGCACGCGCTGACCCTGTGGGACCTGCCCGACGGCACCACGGTGACGCACCCCGAGCGGGGGAGGGGCTCCGACCCCGCGGAGCAGGTCCGCCAGTGGCTCGACCTCCCCGACGGCGAGCCGCAACACCCCTTCGTCGGTGCGGCCGCCGAACTCTGTGTGTGGGCCATGAAGACCCGGCAGCCGGAACGGTTCCTCTGGATCGACGAATCCGGGGTCGCCGCACAGGTCGGCTCGCAGACGGCCCCGCGGGGCGAAGCCCGCAAGCACCACCTGTGGATCCCGCCCTCCACCGGCTGGAGCACCCTGCACCCGCGCGCCCAGCAACTCCTCGCCGACGTGCTCCTGCTGCTCAACCTCGCCGAGCGCGGAGACTGGCCCAAGGACCGGCTCCGGCGTCTTCAGCGCACCGCCCGGCCGGACCTGCCCCCCTGCCTCACACGGGACCGCAGCCCCCTCGACCCGGGACGCAGCGTCGTCCGTACGGCGGCCTCGCAGGCGGGCTCCAACTGCCGAGACGACTGCTCCTTCGAACTGTGCCCCTACCCGTCCATGGGCTTCGACAGCCACCGGGTCGAGCTGGGCGAGGCCTTCTGCCGGGCGCAGTCCACCCTGCTGTCGCGGTCGCAGTCCCCGTTCCGCCCCCAGACCGGGTGGCAGCAGCGCACGGACGTCGCGGAGCTCAGGAAATTCTGGGAGCGGATGGGACAGCGCGCCCAGAACAACACCAGGCCCAGATGA
- a CDS encoding HEXXH motif-containing putative peptide modification protein — translation MWEATRPSTDVDVERIADLIRTLGTSAVMPPLDHIVLGASPCPDWCQWGVQQLLADIRRTSGAGDADFGTPGMQKGIEHLEAARETLRRVWPEAALEADLLIRVIVYVQGGAFRSGTLRQTFGAIYLGTSSVESTPAAFEALLHETGHHALYLRNQFETFVTNGDAMVSHPLRPDPRPVAGAVHAAHVLARMAFGLTRWSREPTAPPEVSERRDDALRRLRGTIEALEPVADWTDRGRLYFDDLLTWEKELTAAHPG, via the coding sequence GTGTGGGAGGCGACACGGCCATCCACGGACGTGGACGTCGAGCGCATCGCCGACCTCATCCGCACCCTGGGCACTTCCGCCGTCATGCCTCCCCTCGACCACATCGTGCTCGGTGCGTCGCCGTGTCCCGACTGGTGCCAATGGGGCGTACAGCAACTGCTGGCAGACATCCGGCGGACCAGTGGAGCAGGGGACGCCGACTTCGGAACACCCGGCATGCAGAAGGGAATTGAGCACCTCGAAGCCGCCCGGGAGACCCTGCGCAGAGTATGGCCGGAGGCCGCACTGGAAGCGGATCTGCTGATCCGCGTCATCGTGTACGTGCAGGGTGGCGCCTTCCGTTCGGGCACGCTTCGGCAGACCTTCGGAGCCATCTACCTCGGTACGTCCAGCGTCGAAAGCACTCCGGCCGCTTTCGAGGCGCTCCTGCACGAAACCGGCCACCACGCCCTCTATCTGCGCAACCAGTTCGAGACGTTCGTGACGAACGGCGACGCCATGGTGAGCCACCCGCTGCGCCCGGATCCGCGACCGGTCGCAGGAGCCGTGCACGCCGCCCACGTCCTCGCGCGCATGGCGTTCGGGCTCACGCGCTGGTCGCGGGAGCCGACAGCGCCGCCCGAGGTCTCCGAGCGGCGCGACGATGCTCTGCGGCGCCTCAGGGGAACCATCGAGGCACTGGAGCCGGTCGCCGACTGGACGGACCGAGGTCGCTTGTACTTCGACGACCTCCTCACGTGGGAGAAGGAACTGACGGCCGCCCACCCCGGCTGA